The Polynucleobacter sp. JS-JIR-5-A7 region ACGGGGGACAGTTTCCAGGTTGTGGTTCATGACATCAGGTAAACCATTGGGTGCATGCTCTGCGAAAATATCAAGCGCTTTATCCAAGCGACCACGGAAATCGGGCACCAATACCTCAATACGCGTATTTGGAGAGAGGCCGCGCGATTGTGAAATGCAATCGACATAATGCATCGCCCCACCATCACGCAAGTCATCGCGATCAACGCTAGTAATTACGACATAATTTAATTTCAACGCTGCAATTGTGCGAGCCAAGTTAGCCGGCTCTTTCTGATCTAGCGGATCTGGTCTGCCGTGACCTACATCACAAAACGGGCAACGTCGCGTGCACTTATCGCCCATGATCATGAATGTCGCCGTACCCTTACCAAAGCATTCGCCAATATTGGGGCAGCTGGCTTCTTCACAAACGGTTACCAATTCGTTTTCACGCAGAATCTTTTTTATCTCCGCAAAACGTGAGTTGCCTGACGCAGCCTTTACCCGAATCCAATCTGGCTTTTTCAGAACTTCCTGAAGAGGCACAATCTTGATTGGAATGCGCGCAGTCTTCTCGCTCGATTTTTGCTTACGAGTAGCGTCATACTGAAGGTCTTGGCGCCCTTCAATAGATTGCTTTGTATCGGTCTTGTTAACAGTCATGATGGTATTAGTTGCTTTTGCAAATGGCTCAAAAGCTTTTGGCTAATTGAATCCATATTGTCCTTGATCCCAAGGGTTTGCATGTCTACTGTCCTTAAGCCCTCATAACCACAAGGGTGGATGCACCCAAAAGCCTCCAAATCAGTTGCCACATTCAGCGCTAAGCCATGATAGGAGCAGCTTTTCGAGACCTTAAGTCCAAGGGCGGCTACTTTTGCCCCAAACCATTCTGGCGACACCCCAGTCTGCTGAGAAACATAGATCCCGGGTGCGCCTGGTTTTCTTTCGGCCTGTATTCCAAAATCTCCCAAGGTATCAATCAAGGACTGCTCAATACGCGAGACCAACTCTTTTACAAATATTCCAAGACGCTTCAGGTCGAGCAATAAGTAGACAACGATCTGACCAGGCCCATGGTAAGTAATCTCCCCGCCACGATCTACTTGCACCAGCGGGATTTGATTACTTGGGGAGTGCAAGTTACCAGCATCGCCAGTCAAACCTAAAGTAAATACTGGCGGATGCTCCAAGATCCAAATCTCATCTGGAGTACTAGAATCGCGATCCTTTGTGAAAGTACGCATTGCCTCATATGTTGCAGCGTAATCAGCCAAACCAAGATGTTTTACTAAAGCCGTCATAAGCGCTTGTTAGAGAACAATACTCACCAATGGATGAGTTGAAAGCGTTCGATAAAGCTCGTCAAGTTGCTCACGACTAGTTGCCGTAATTGGCAGAGTAATGCCAAGATAATTTCCGTCCTTCGATGGTCTCTGCTCTACCTTGCTCTCATCCAATGTTGGATCAAACTGTTTAGCAATATGAATGATTGAGGGCAGGTACTCAGGAATATTTTTTCCCATCACCTTAATCGGAAAAAGAGAGGGATATTCAATGAGTGATTTATCTTCGGCCATAATTTTATTAACTCAATTTCCTATTTTTCTAATCAACTCTTGCGATGGTCTGGCATACCTAGCCAGGCGCTTGTAATGATGTTGCGAATGCAATGCAGTCTACGATGAAAGAAATGGTCTGCGCCAGGCACTACTTGCACTGTTAACTCTTGCGGAAGTGCCCAATCAAAGACATTTTTCAAGAGAATAGTTTCGTCCAGCTCACCATGAATCAGAATGGTATCAGCGGGCACCGGAGCCAATGTCCACTTACCAGCAGCACTTCCCACCATTACTAAACGCTCGGCAGGACGCCCAAGCTCAGCAAGCCTTTGCACCAAATGACTACCCACAAAACTGCCGAACGAGAACCCTGAAACTACCAGCGGCAAAGTACTAGCTGCATTGACCCAAGGCTGATGTGCTGTCGCCTCAAATTGAGACCAACTAGATGGGGTTTGCATCCACTCAGTGACATGCAGTAAATCTTCTAGTTCTCCTACACCATGATCGTGAACACCTGCAGTACCCCCAACACCCCGAAAGTTTGGACGCACACTGACATATCCCAATTGATTAAATGCACGGGCCATTGTTTGCGCAACTTTATTGTCCATGGTGCCGCCCAACAGAGGATGTGGATGCGCAACTAAGGCGAGTCCACGCACAGCAAATGATGGATCATTTTTTAATTCATCAGGAAGATCGATAGACATTTCTATCGCGCCCACAATTCCATCTATATGAATTACTTTTGTACGGCTATTCATTAAGAAAACTTTCAACAATAACTAAAAACTACAAATTACTCAGAAGGGCTACGCAAGTTGTAATCGCTCTACTGGAAGACCATTGATTAAATGGGATTGAATAATTTCTTCTATATCTTCTTTATCCACCAAGGTATACCAAACACCCTCTGGATAGACGACCATCACTGGTCCATCAGCACAACGATCCAAGCATCCTGCTTTATTCACGCGGATCTTTCCGGGTCCGGCTAACCCCAGTTCTTTGACCCGGTTCTTGGCATATTCAAATAGCCCAAAGGCATTATGCCGATCGCAACAATCTTCCCCATTGCTGCGTTGATTCAAACAAAAAAATAGGTGGTGTGAAAAGCTCATCAGAAAATTATATTCATCAATACTTTGATTTCAGGTCTGCTATGTTGCGAATCATCCAAACAGAGGCTAGTGGTAACCATATCACTGAAACCCATTGCATTAACTCATTAAAGTGCAATAGTCGTCCCTGGTTCCAATGCCTGAGAGTCAGGATGAAATAGGGATTATCAGGCATTACATTAATGGCGACCGTAATGCCTATCAAACAAAATATTGCTAACAATTGCTTTGTTATTAACTTCAAACGCAAAGCCCATCGTAGTGCAACTGTTGCCAATAACATTCCCCAAAAGGCGCCTGCTGTCAGCCAGATGAAGCTGAACTCCCAACCAAACTGAAGTGCTGTAAACAGAATCTTTAGCAACACCGTAAGACCCAGTAAGCCGTTAAGAATATGCCATTGTGGCGCCTTGAGGCGCATCCCCGAAGAAATCAAAAGCGCAACGCCAAACCAACAAAAACCAGTAATGAGGGTTTCTTGAATGACTTGATTAATGACTGTCGTACCCCAATCAACAGGGCCAAAAATGACATGCCCCCAAAGTCCTACGCCAAGCCATGAGCTTTGGGGATAAATCTGCGACCATGGAAATAGCAGAAAAAGAGCACATATCGCCCAATTCACACCGAACCATTGACCAAACCTGCGCCGGATGGCAGTTCCAGATAGCCACTCAGGCCCCAGAGGAATAGCCAATAAACCGCCTAATAAACCTCCAAATACATTGGCCCACCAATCCATCAAGCTTGGAATACGCGTTGGAACCCAAGTTTGCAGGGTTTCAACACTCAGGGCCAACAGAGCACTTAAGCTAATAGCCATTCCTAAAGCAACAAAATTTCGCCAGCGAGGATATGCCGAAAAGACTAGTAAAAATCCAAAAGGAATATAGGCCAAGATGTTCACTGAAACATCAAAAAGCGTAATGAAGCGCGGCAAAGGGGCATCTAGCCAAGCCCATGTAGCAATCCCATTCTGAAAGTCAAAATCAAATGGATTTAGGCTGACATAGAGAATCAGCAATGCGTAAGCAAGACTCATTGCGCGAGCCAGCGGCATCGCTTGTAGAGGCCATATTAGTTTGCGGGGGCGCTGATCATTTACATCCATTCCACAATTCTAGGTCAGACCTTTCTACAATGGCGAAATGACTGCTAATTGCATCCTTGAACGTGTAATCGAGACTAGATCAACAAATGATGATCTCTTGGAGCGCTGGCGTGCTGGCGCACTGATAGACCCTATAGCTCGTATTGCCCACATACAGACTGCTGGCAAAGGAAGGGCGGGACGCGCGTGGCTCTCTAACCCAGAGGACTCCCTTTGCTTCTCAATGGCCTTCCCCTTTCATCGCAGCCCTACAGAACTAACCGGTCTTAGTCTATTAGTTGGTATTGCCGTCATTAAAGGCATTGCTCGCGCATATCAACTTGATCAATTCGATCTTCACCAAGCAGGATTGCGCCTCAAATGGCCTAACGATTTATTGCTAAACGGCGCAAAGCTAGCTGGAATTCTAGTTGAAGGTGGACAAGCCCAAGTTGGGGATCCAAGCTGGATGATCGTCGGTGTTGGCATTAATTTATGCAATGCTAATGCGATCGAAAAGGATCTGCAAAACGGGATAAAAGTCAGCTCCTTAGAAGAGTTACTCCCACAGGGAAGAAAACTCCCTGATGTTGAATATCTCTGGCTAACAATATTAGAGTCGCTCGAGGAGCATTTCAAAAAATTTGATCAACTAGGTTTTGCTGCCTATCAACAAGAATGGCTTCACTGGGATGCTTTTACAGATCAGAAAGTCTCTATTTCAGGCGCCAGTAAAGATCCTAGATACGGTATCGCAAAAGGGGTTGATATGAATGGCGCCCTTTTGCTTGAGCAGGAAGATAAAACGATTGCCATTTATGCTGGTGACGTATCACTGAGAGTTCAATCATGAGTCTGTATTTATTGTTTGATATCGGCAACACGCGCTTAAAGTGGGCGGCAGTTGAGTCTGCTCAACATCCTTCTGATCAACAGAAAAAATTGTGGGCCTACTCTGGAGCTATTAGCAGTAAGTCACTGCAATCCGCAGAGCATAGAGCGGAGTTAGCTGATTACATTTCTAAAACTTTACCCAAACCTAGTACCATTGCATTTAGTTGCGTCGCAGGGCAAGAAGCTATCGAGCACCTCAAGTCACTCTTTCCACAGTGGCAAGATGTTGAATGGAAGCAACTCATGGGTGATAGTGCTGTTGATGGCATTCGCACCCTATATCAAGACCCCAGCAAACTAGGGGCTGACCGCTGGGCCGCCGTCATCGCGGCGCGTGCACTATCAAAAACAAATGCCTTAATCATCAATGCAGGCACTGCCACAACCATTGATTTACTTGGCTCTAACGGCGTGCATTATGGCGGCTGGATTCTGCCGGGCCTTGAAGTCATGCGCAAGAGTTTAGAAGGAAATACGGCACAACTACCACTAGCAACTCCAGTAGAGCCTCAACATGGTTTTGGTTTATCCACGAATGAGGCCATTATTAGCGGATGTAATGCCGCGCAAATTGGTGCCATCCAGTGTGCGATCGAGCTTGCAAAACAAATGAATCAACCCGTTGAAAAAATTTGGCTTGATGGTGGTAACGCAAAAATATTAGCAACTGAAATGAAGCAATTTAGCAAACTGAATACATTAAATATAAAAACCAGTGAGGGGCTAGTACTGCGCGGTATTTGGAGCTGGCTTTTACAAAATCATTAAGAGCGAATTTTGCCTAGCAAACTGGTTGTAGAGCGCTCATACAAAAATGGAATGGCAATGGCTTTGCCACCCCACGTTTTGACAAGCTGAGTTTCAGCCAAAGTATTAATCTCATAATCGCCTCCCTTGACATAAATATCAGGACGAATTTTCTCAATTAGATTTACTGGGGTTTGCTCGGTAAACAGCACAGCCATATCAACACTTTCAAGAGCGGCTAATAAAGCTTGCCGATCAGATTCAGAATTAATAGGTCTATCGTCACCTTTACCCAACATTTTTACCGAAGCATCTGAATTCACGCCAACCACCAGACTTGCCCCAAGAGAACGGGCTTGAGAAAGGTAACTCGCATGGCCACGATGCAAGATATCAAATACACCGTTGGTAAATACCAGGGGTCTAGGCAATTTAGCAATTCGTGCCTCAAGTTGCTCGGCCGGGCAAACTTTAGACTCAAATGAAGGTGGGGGCAAAGAACTCATAACGCAATATTAATGGCATTACAAACTAAGCTGTGATATTACCCAGAATGTCTTAAACTTGGACACTCAAAAGCAGAAAAATAAAGTGACAATATGAACCGCAAGAGACTCAATAAAGTGGCTGGTTGGCTTTTCGTACTCTTTTTCTCCATTTCTGGAATCGAGATTGCAAATGCCGTCCCTAATTGCAGCCTCCTGCTTTCGCACACTTTCCTCCGCCTCCAAGACGAAGCACCGCAAAGTCTTTGCCAATACCAAGGCAAGGTCATCCTGGCGGTCAATACAGCGAGTTTTTGTGGATTCACGAGTCAGTATGAGGGTCTCGAAAAAATTTACGCTAAATATAAAGATCGAGGTTTTGTTGTGCTGGGCTTTCCATCGAATGACTTTGGCCAACAAGAACCAGGCAGTAACAAAGAAATTGCTGACTTTTGTAAAAATACTTACGATGTGAAGTTCCCGATGTTTTCCAAGAGTAATGTTTCTGGAAGCAACCCGAACCCCCTCTTCAAAATGTTAATTGCCAAAACAGGCACAACGCCAAAATGGAATTTCTATAAATATTTAATAGACCGTAATGGCAATGTGATTGATTCTTTTGGAAGCATGACCAAGCCCACTAGTAGCAGTATCACCAATCAAATAGAAAAACTCCTAGAGGAAAAAGTTCAGTGAGCAAAAAAAGAATTGCGATTGTTGGCGCTGGAATCTCCGGACTTGGGTGTGCATATGCATTAAGACAGAACCCAGATATTGAACTGACAATATACGAAGGCGGGGATCATATTGGTGGGCACAGCAATACCGTTGACTTTACTTGCAATATCGCTGGCGAAAATATTACGCACGGTGTTGATACTGGCTTTCTAGTATTTAACCGTAAGACCTACCCTAGACTAGTTAGACTGTTCGAGGAAATCCAGGCTCCAGTTGCCCCTTCTGAAATGTCTTTTTCTGTGTCGATTGATGTTTCTGAAAAAAATCCTGCGCATCGAAAGATAGAGTGGGCTGGCAATGACATCAATTCATTTTTTGGACAACGCTCTAACTTACTATCTCTGTCATTTTGGCGTATGGCTTATGACATTCTGCGTTTTAATCGCATGGCAACTCGGCTTGCTCATGAACAGATTTCTGCGGGTCATCATCATACTCAGCCAGATGAAACGATTGCTAATTTCCTAAACCGAAATCGCTTTAGTCAAAGCTTTAGAGAGAATTATTTCCTGCCTATGATTGGTGCAATCTGGTCTTGCTCTGTGGAGCAAATGCTGGAATTTCCAATCCAGACGATGATCCGTTTTTGTCACAATCACGGTTTACTGCAAATTCAAAATCGGCCGCAATGGCTCACCATTCAAGGCGGATCCCGAGAATACGTAAAGCGCTTAGTCAGTGCCTTAGAAAAAAATCAGGTTGCGATCAAGCGTGATTCTGTATTGCGCGTCAACACAAGCCAAGATGAAAGCGCCCAAGTTGAAGTGATTAGTTCAGCAGGCTCAGCCTGGTTTGACGAAGTAGTGATGGCCTGTCATAGCGATCAAGCCTTAGAGCTTGTGCATGGGATTGAGCAACAAGCCAGAAATATCTTAGCCGCCATTCCCTATCAAAAAAATCGTGCGATTTTGCACACGGATACCAATTTCTTGCCGGAAGCAAAGCATTGCTGGGCTGCATGGAACTACACAGCAAAGTCTGGTGCAGCACCAAGCTCGAAGCAGCACGTTAGCGTCAATTACCTCATTAATCGCTTACAGCCTTTACCTGCAAAACTCAACAATACCCAAATTATTGTGAGTCTTAACCCCTCCTCAGAGCCAGATCCAAAACTGGTACATCAAGAAATTCATTATTCACATCCAATATTTGACATGGGCGCTATTCAAGCACAGAAAGAGTTACCACTCATTCAAGGTAACTCATCTATTTGGTATTGCGGGGCATGGACTGGCTTTGGCTTCCATGAAGATGGTCTGCGCTCTGGCGAACTAGTCGCAGAAGCTTTACTTGAAAGCATCCGCCCGGCTCTCAATGTCATCCCAAAACAAGATGCACGCTAAATGAATCAAGCAAAGATTAACTTTGGAGATGTAAAACATAGTCGTCTTCGACCGGCAAAGAATGCTTTTGGATATGGTGTATTTACCGTATCTATCCCAATGCGGGCTCGCAGACAAAATCCTCAGCTTCTGAGCAATAGTGGTCTAGGCGACAACAAACTAGGTTTATGTTCATTCTTCGATAAAGACCATGGGCTTGGAGGCAAAGACAGTCTAGCCTGGATTGAAAATATTCTGCAAGAAAACAATCTACTGAATAAGGAAGGGGAAATTTGGTTACAAACTTTTCCTAGAGTATTAGGCTATGTTTTTAACCCTGTCAGCTTTTGGATTTGCTCCGAGGCAGATGGAAAAGTTTACGCAGTATTGGCTGAAGTAAATAATACCTTTGGCGAGCGTCACTGTTATTTATTACACAAAGATTCTGGAGAGCCGCTTCTATCGGGCGAGACCCTCACCAGTAAAAAAGTATTTCATGTGTCACCTTTTTGTGCAGTCCGTGGTGAATATCGGTTCCGGTTCTTGTTTGCTCAAGATAGCAATTCCAAGCAACACTCTGTTGCCCGTATTGAACTTCACGAAGATGGCCTGCCCCTCATCAATACCAGCATTAGCGGAAAAAGCCGCCTGCTTAGCAAATCCACGCTTTATTTAGCGCTCTTACGCTACCCATTAATGAGCTTGGGAGTCATTTTCCGTATTCACTGGCAAGCATTAAAATTATGGATTAAAGGTGTACCCTTTCATTCAAAACCTAAACCACCAGAATTTGAAGTCAGTAGATGAATCGCCCCGGACAAAACTTACTATCACGACTCAATTTTTCGCGTCCACAAAACCGCGCGATTAACTCATCTAGTAAAGATCTCAGTAGCAAAGCACTTCTGACCAGTTTGTCCAGACTCAGCAGTGGCTATCTCAAAATGACTTTGCCAGATGGTGAAATACGAGAATTTGGTAAGCATACAGATTCATTAAATGCTGACATTCAAATTCATGATTGGTCTGTTTTCAAACAAGTGATGTCACATGGCGATATCGGCTT contains the following coding sequences:
- the lipA gene encoding lipoyl synthase; the encoded protein is MTVNKTDTKQSIEGRQDLQYDATRKQKSSEKTARIPIKIVPLQEVLKKPDWIRVKAASGNSRFAEIKKILRENELVTVCEEASCPNIGECFGKGTATFMIMGDKCTRRCPFCDVGHGRPDPLDQKEPANLARTIAALKLNYVVITSVDRDDLRDGGAMHYVDCISQSRGLSPNTRIEVLVPDFRGRLDKALDIFAEHAPNGLPDVMNHNLETVPRLYKQARPGADYLHSLKLLKDFKERFPKIPTKSGLMVGLGETDEEILEVMQDMREHNIDMLTIGQYLAPSGHHLPVQRYVHPDVFKMFEERAYAMGFSHAAVGAMVRSSYHADQQAHGAGVV
- the lipB gene encoding lipoyl(octanoyl) transferase LipB; amino-acid sequence: MTALVKHLGLADYAATYEAMRTFTKDRDSSTPDEIWILEHPPVFTLGLTGDAGNLHSPSNQIPLVQVDRGGEITYHGPGQIVVYLLLDLKRLGIFVKELVSRIEQSLIDTLGDFGIQAERKPGAPGIYVSQQTGVSPEWFGAKVAALGLKVSKSCSYHGLALNVATDLEAFGCIHPCGYEGLRTVDMQTLGIKDNMDSISQKLLSHLQKQLIPS
- a CDS encoding YbeD family protein, with product MAEDKSLIEYPSLFPIKVMGKNIPEYLPSIIHIAKQFDPTLDESKVEQRPSKDGNYLGITLPITATSREQLDELYRTLSTHPLVSIVL
- a CDS encoding alpha/beta hydrolase; amino-acid sequence: MNSRTKVIHIDGIVGAIEMSIDLPDELKNDPSFAVRGLALVAHPHPLLGGTMDNKVAQTMARAFNQLGYVSVRPNFRGVGGTAGVHDHGVGELEDLLHVTEWMQTPSSWSQFEATAHQPWVNAASTLPLVVSGFSFGSFVGSHLVQRLAELGRPAERLVMVGSAAGKWTLAPVPADTILIHGELDETILLKNVFDWALPQELTVQVVPGADHFFHRRLHCIRNIITSAWLGMPDHRKS
- a CDS encoding ferredoxin, which produces MSFSHHLFFCLNQRSNGEDCCDRHNAFGLFEYAKNRVKELGLAGPGKIRVNKAGCLDRCADGPVMVVYPEGVWYTLVDKEDIEEIIQSHLINGLPVERLQLA
- a CDS encoding VanZ family protein, whose protein sequence is MDVNDQRPRKLIWPLQAMPLARAMSLAYALLILYVSLNPFDFDFQNGIATWAWLDAPLPRFITLFDVSVNILAYIPFGFLLVFSAYPRWRNFVALGMAISLSALLALSVETLQTWVPTRIPSLMDWWANVFGGLLGGLLAIPLGPEWLSGTAIRRRFGQWFGVNWAICALFLLFPWSQIYPQSSWLGVGLWGHVIFGPVDWGTTVINQVIQETLITGFCWFGVALLISSGMRLKAPQWHILNGLLGLTVLLKILFTALQFGWEFSFIWLTAGAFWGMLLATVALRWALRLKLITKQLLAIFCLIGITVAINVMPDNPYFILTLRHWNQGRLLHFNELMQWVSVIWLPLASVWMIRNIADLKSKY
- a CDS encoding biotin--[acetyl-CoA-carboxylase] ligase — translated: MTANCILERVIETRSTNDDLLERWRAGALIDPIARIAHIQTAGKGRAGRAWLSNPEDSLCFSMAFPFHRSPTELTGLSLLVGIAVIKGIARAYQLDQFDLHQAGLRLKWPNDLLLNGAKLAGILVEGGQAQVGDPSWMIVGVGINLCNANAIEKDLQNGIKVSSLEELLPQGRKLPDVEYLWLTILESLEEHFKKFDQLGFAAYQQEWLHWDAFTDQKVSISGASKDPRYGIAKGVDMNGALLLEQEDKTIAIYAGDVSLRVQS
- a CDS encoding type III pantothenate kinase, encoding MSLYLLFDIGNTRLKWAAVESAQHPSDQQKKLWAYSGAISSKSLQSAEHRAELADYISKTLPKPSTIAFSCVAGQEAIEHLKSLFPQWQDVEWKQLMGDSAVDGIRTLYQDPSKLGADRWAAVIAARALSKTNALIINAGTATTIDLLGSNGVHYGGWILPGLEVMRKSLEGNTAQLPLATPVEPQHGFGLSTNEAIISGCNAAQIGAIQCAIELAKQMNQPVEKIWLDGGNAKILATEMKQFSKLNTLNIKTSEGLVLRGIWSWLLQNH
- the rfaE2 gene encoding D-glycero-beta-D-manno-heptose 1-phosphate adenylyltransferase, with translation MSSLPPPSFESKVCPAEQLEARIAKLPRPLVFTNGVFDILHRGHASYLSQARSLGASLVVGVNSDASVKMLGKGDDRPINSESDRQALLAALESVDMAVLFTEQTPVNLIEKIRPDIYVKGGDYEINTLAETQLVKTWGGKAIAIPFLYERSTTSLLGKIRS
- a CDS encoding glutathione peroxidase, with the protein product MNRKRLNKVAGWLFVLFFSISGIEIANAVPNCSLLLSHTFLRLQDEAPQSLCQYQGKVILAVNTASFCGFTSQYEGLEKIYAKYKDRGFVVLGFPSNDFGQQEPGSNKEIADFCKNTYDVKFPMFSKSNVSGSNPNPLFKMLIAKTGTTPKWNFYKYLIDRNGNVIDSFGSMTKPTSSSITNQIEKLLEEKVQ
- a CDS encoding NAD(P)/FAD-dependent oxidoreductase; its protein translation is MSKKRIAIVGAGISGLGCAYALRQNPDIELTIYEGGDHIGGHSNTVDFTCNIAGENITHGVDTGFLVFNRKTYPRLVRLFEEIQAPVAPSEMSFSVSIDVSEKNPAHRKIEWAGNDINSFFGQRSNLLSLSFWRMAYDILRFNRMATRLAHEQISAGHHHTQPDETIANFLNRNRFSQSFRENYFLPMIGAIWSCSVEQMLEFPIQTMIRFCHNHGLLQIQNRPQWLTIQGGSREYVKRLVSALEKNQVAIKRDSVLRVNTSQDESAQVEVISSAGSAWFDEVVMACHSDQALELVHGIEQQARNILAAIPYQKNRAILHTDTNFLPEAKHCWAAWNYTAKSGAAPSSKQHVSVNYLINRLQPLPAKLNNTQIIVSLNPSSEPDPKLVHQEIHYSHPIFDMGAIQAQKELPLIQGNSSIWYCGAWTGFGFHEDGLRSGELVAEALLESIRPALNVIPKQDAR
- a CDS encoding DUF1365 domain-containing protein — encoded protein: MNQAKINFGDVKHSRLRPAKNAFGYGVFTVSIPMRARRQNPQLLSNSGLGDNKLGLCSFFDKDHGLGGKDSLAWIENILQENNLLNKEGEIWLQTFPRVLGYVFNPVSFWICSEADGKVYAVLAEVNNTFGERHCYLLHKDSGEPLLSGETLTSKKVFHVSPFCAVRGEYRFRFLFAQDSNSKQHSVARIELHEDGLPLINTSISGKSRLLSKSTLYLALLRYPLMSLGVIFRIHWQALKLWIKGVPFHSKPKPPEFEVSR